DNA sequence from the Streptomyces tsukubensis genome:
GTCGTCGGAGTTCCCGAGGGCGACTCCGTCGAGCTGGAGCTCCGTCTGGAGTCGGTCATGGAAGGGGTGCTTGTCACAGGCACCGCCCGTGCGTCGGCCGAGGGGGAGTGCGTAAGGTGTCTGGAGCCGCTGCGCCTCGATGTCGCTGCGGACTTCCAGGAGATGTTCACGTACCCCGACACCGATGACCGGATCCGCGGCGCCGCCGCGGCGCCCGGCGACGATGCCGAGGACGAGAACGTCGTCTTCCTCAAGGACGGCCTGTTCGACCTTGAGCCCGTGCTGCGTGATGCGGTGGTGCTCGCACTGCCGATGCAGCCGGTGTGCCGGGAGGACTGTGCCGGACTCTGCCCTCAGTGCGGAATCCGGCTCGACGACGACCCGGACCACCACCACGATGCCACCGACATTCGTTGGGCGGCACTGCAAGGACTCGCCGGCACCATGAGGGACGGCGAGAAGGACAACATGGGCGGCGCCGACGCCGGCGTCGACGAGAAGCAGGAGAAGTAGCCGTGGCTGTTCCGAAGCGGAAGATGTCGCGCAGCAACACGCGCCACCGCCGGTCGCAGTGGAAGGCTGCGGTCCCCACCCTGGTTTCGTGTGAGCGTTGCCAGGAGCCCAAGCAGCAGCACATCGCGTGCCCGAGCTGCGGCACCTACAACAAGCGCCAGGTCCTCGCGGTCTGAGCGGCTGGTGAGAGGCCTGATGTCAGAGCTGTCCAACGCCGGTGACGGAAAGCCGGCGGACAACGCCGACGCAGTCAACGCAGCCTCGTCCCACACGCTTCTGGAAGGGCGGCTCGGCTATCAGGTCGAGTCCGCCCTTCTGGTGCGTGCGCTGACCCACCGCTCGTACGCGTACGAGAACGGGGGGCTGCCCACCAATGAGCGCCTGGAGTTCCTCGGGGACTCCGTCCTCGGCCTGGTGGTCACCGACACCCTTTACCGCAGCCACCCCGATCTGCCCGAGGGGCAGCTCGCCAAGCTGCGGGCCGCGGTCGTCAACTCCCGGGCACTGGCCGGGGTGGGCCGCGGGCTCGACCTGGGCTCCTTCATCCGGCTCGGCCGGGGTGAAGAGGGCACGGGCGGCCGGGACAAGGCGTCCATCCTCGCCGACACCCTCGAAGCGGTGATCGGCGCGGTCTATCTGGACCGGGGACTCGACGCGGCGTCCGAGCTGGTGCACCGGCTCTTCGACCCGCTGATCGAGAAGTCGTCCAACCTGGGCGCGGGACTCGACTGGAAGACCAGTCTCCAGGAGCTGACCGCCGCCGAGGGACTCGGGGTCCCGGAGTACCTCGTCACCGAGACGGGTCCGGACCACGAGAAGACCTTCACTGCTGCTGCCCGCGTCGGTGGTGTCTCGTACGGCACCGGTACCGGCCGCAGCAAGAAGGAAGCGGAGCAGCAGGCCGCCGAGTCGGCCTGGCGGGAGATCCGCGCCGCTGCCGACGCACGGGCGGCCGCCGAATCCGGTAAGTCTCCGGAAGCGGAAGCCGCCGACGGCCCTGCTGAGAGTGATGGGAGCGGGGCGGACGACGGCCAGGAATCGGCCCGAGCCTGATCCCCGGCCGCTCCCGTAGCGACGCACGGCACGTCGAGCCCCCGTCCGGCCCGGTCCGGACGGGGGCTCGATGCTGCTCACCGCCCGTTCGGAGGTACCCTGCGGGCGTCGGCAAGAGCGTATCCGGAGGACTCCGTGCCCGAACTGCCCGAGGTCGAGGTCGTACGCCGAGGACTCCTGCGCTGGGTCACCGGGCGGACGATCGCCGAGGCACAGGTCCTCCATCCGCGCGCCGTCCGCCGCCATCCGGCCGGGCCCGTGGACTTCACCGCACAGCTGACCGGGCAGAGCCTCGGTCTCGCCTGCCGCCGCGGCAAGTACCTGTGGTTCTCCCTGGGCCGGACCGGCAGCTCCCTCCTCGGCCATCTGGGGATGAGCGGCCAGCTGCTGGTCCAGCCCGAGGGCACACCCGACGAACGGCATCTGCGGATCCGGATCCGCTTCGACGACTCCATCGGCACCGAGCTGCGCTTCGT
Encoded proteins:
- a CDS encoding YceD family protein, which gives rise to MKAGTALNARLDHRNPLVFDTHELGRRPGALQRLSRTVSAPKDLGIEEVVGVPEGDSVELELRLESVMEGVLVTGTARASAEGECVRCLEPLRLDVAADFQEMFTYPDTDDRIRGAAAAPGDDAEDENVVFLKDGLFDLEPVLRDAVVLALPMQPVCREDCAGLCPQCGIRLDDDPDHHHDATDIRWAALQGLAGTMRDGEKDNMGGADAGVDEKQEK
- the rpmF gene encoding 50S ribosomal protein L32, with the translated sequence MAVPKRKMSRSNTRHRRSQWKAAVPTLVSCERCQEPKQQHIACPSCGTYNKRQVLAV
- the rnc gene encoding ribonuclease III, which translates into the protein MSELSNAGDGKPADNADAVNAASSHTLLEGRLGYQVESALLVRALTHRSYAYENGGLPTNERLEFLGDSVLGLVVTDTLYRSHPDLPEGQLAKLRAAVVNSRALAGVGRGLDLGSFIRLGRGEEGTGGRDKASILADTLEAVIGAVYLDRGLDAASELVHRLFDPLIEKSSNLGAGLDWKTSLQELTAAEGLGVPEYLVTETGPDHEKTFTAAARVGGVSYGTGTGRSKKEAEQQAAESAWREIRAAADARAAAESGKSPEAEAADGPAESDGSGADDGQESARA